From a single Silene latifolia isolate original U9 population chromosome 6, ASM4854445v1, whole genome shotgun sequence genomic region:
- the LOC141588313 gene encoding uncharacterized protein LOC141588313 translates to MEELKKQLDELAEKGYIRPSVSPWGAPVLFVKKKDGSLWLCVDYRELNNVIIKNRYPLPRIDDLFDQLSGAGVFSKIDLRSGYHQLRVKNEDIPKNAFRTRYGHYEFVEVCQRFFEDSKTIDIPNEEGEQKEDARIQKWRNAVEQAGVEPYSKFSIHSDGSLRFGQRWCVPANEELKRKILTEAHATPYSKVKGEHKRPQGKVQPLDVPEWKWESISIDFVVMLPRTQREFGGSWEDSLGLIEFSYNNSYHASIGMAPFEALYGRKCRSPVCWDDRSDAVILGPEMIQEMVEQVHIIRQKMRASQDRQKSYADTRRSDISFEVGEKVLLKVSPMKGVMRFGKRGKLSQKFIGPYEILDRVGEVAYRLALPLALTRVHNVFHVSQLRRKVRKTRNGETALVKVLWTNHNVEEATWETEAFMRESYPHLFA, encoded by the exons atggaggaattgaagaagcaATTGGATGAATTGGCTGAGAAGGGTTATATTCGACCCAGTGtttcaccgtggggagcacctgTCCTATTTGTCAAGAAAAAGGATGGAAGTTTGTGGCTGTGTGTGGATTACCGAGAGTTGAATAATGTGATtatcaagaaccgttatccattgccaaggatcgatgatttatTTGACCAATTGAGTGGGGCTGGAGTGTTCtcgaagattgatctgaggtcgggttatcaccaacTGAGGGTAAAGAACGAAGATATTCCTAAGAATGCTTTCAGAACTAGATATggacactatgagttcgtg gagGTTTGTCAAAGATTTTTCGAAGATAGCAAAACCATTGACATCCCTAatgaggaaggagaacag AAAGAGGATGCTAGGATTCAGAAATGGCGCAATGCGGTAGAGCAGGCAGGTGTAGAACCTTACTCTAAATTCAGTATTCAttcagatgggagcttgaggtttggACAGAGGTGGTGTGTGCCAGCTAACGAGGAACTGAAGAGGAAAATTCTTACTGAGGCACATGCTACTCCTTATTCT aaaGTGAAGGGTGAACACAAGAGACCGCAGGGGAAAGTTCAGCCGCTAGatgtgccagagtggaagtgggagagtaTATCCATAGACTTTGTCGTCATGTTGCCTCGGACTCAaagag AGTTTGGCGGATCTTGGGAGGACAGTCTGgggttgatcgagttttcttacaacaacagttatcacgctAGCATTGGGATGGCTCCATTCGAGGCACTTTATGGTAGGAAGTGcaggagtcctgtgtgttgggatgatcgatcTGACGCTGTCATTTTGGGGCCAGAGATGATTcaagagatggttgaacaggtacatattattaggcaaaagatgagagcttcTCAGGACAGACAGAAGAGCTATGCTGACACTAGGAGAAGTGACATTTCTTTCGAGGTGGGAGAGAAAGTACTACTCAAAGTGTCGCCGATGAAGGGAGTTATGAGGTTCGGGAAGCGAggaaagctgagtcagaagttcatcggaccttACGAGATCTTGGACAGAGTTGGAGAGGTGGCATACCGTCTAGCTTTGCCACTAGCGTTAACCAgagttcacaatgtctttcatgtttcccaGTTGCGGAG gaaagtgaggaagaccaGGAATGGAGAGACAGCTTTGGTGAAAGTCTTGTGGACTAACCAcaatgttgaggaagctacatgggagactGAGGCTTTCATGAGGGAAAGCTATCCACACTTGTTTGCATga